ACATTGCACAGCTTGGCATCCGGGCCTTGTATGCTGCCACCCTTGCTTGCCTGATGACAGGCTGCGTAGCAGGTCTGTTTGCTTAGAAGAATTTCACTGCCTTGCGTAAGCGTTCTACGACACGACTCTGTCCTATGGTGCTAAGGATATCAAAAAGTCCTGGGCCGGCTGCCTGACCGGTCACCGCTGTTCGAATAGCATTGATTAGTATCCCTGCCTTAATTTCCAGCTTGTCAGCCATCTCGCGGATCACCTTCTCGGCTTCGTCCACACTAAAGGTTTCAATAGCTTGGAGGCGATCCGCCAGCATTGGAAACCACTCTTTGAGTCCTTCATGCTTGAGGACGTTCTTCTTCAGGGGCTTGGGGTCGATGGGATATTCGTCGGAAAAATAGGCCCGGCCCAGAGTCACAAAATCCGTGGTCACATGATACCTGCTTCGAATGAGATCAATGGTTCGAAGAAACCAATCGCGCTTTGATCCTTCAAACTCCGGGTCCCAGATCCCCTCCTTTTCCAACTGTTCTTTCACGTACGGCTCGATTTCCTCAACAGGCACGTTCCGTATGTAGTGGGTGTTTATGCTAATGGCCTTGGGGTCTGTGAAAAATTTCGGATCATCTTTTCTTGCGTCAAAGATAGCATTGGCCCTACTGAGTCCTTGCAATGAAAATGCTTCGATCAGTTCCTCTTTGGAAAAGATCTCCCTGGACTCAGGGGTGGACCATCCTAGAAGGGCCAGGTAGTTCACAAATGCCCACGGCAGGAAGCCGTGCTCCTTGTAAAAGTGGACTGCGACCAATTCGCCGTGCGTGCGTTTGGAGATCTTGGCCTTTCTTGGATCCAGGGTAAGAGACATGTGAGCAAACTTTGGAACCGGTGCGCCGAGGGCCTTGTAGATCAAGATCTGCTTGGGCGTATTTGCCAACCCGTCCTGCCCGCGAATGACGTGGGTAATCCGATCACGGATGTCATCCACGGCATTGGAAAGGACGTAGAGGGGCCGCCCGTTGGAACGAACGATGACAAAATCCTCTATGTCTTCATATCTCTTCTCAATAATCCCGTAGACCATATCCTCAAAACTCACAAAGCCTTGCCCGCGGGGGACCTTTAAACGAACAGTGTAGGGTATTCCGGCCGCTTCTTTTTCTGCAATTTCCGCGGGCGCTAAATTGCGACAAGCGCCGTCATATTGTAAGGCGGTCTTTCTTTTTCGTGCTTCTTCGCGCTTCTGCTCAAGGTCCTCCTTTGTGCAGAAGCACTTGTACGCATGACCCGATTCAAGGAGTTTGTGTGCAGCCGCCACATGCTCCTTGATGTACTGCGACTGGAAATAAGGGCCTTCGTCCCAAGTAATCCCCAGCCACTTAAGGCTCTCAAGAATCCCTTGGATCGATTCCTCAGAAGACCTTTCCGCATCAGTATCTTCGATCCTTAAGATCAGTTTGCCACCTGTTTTTTGAGCAAATAGCCAGTTAAATATGGCTGTCCGGGCGCCGCCGATATGAAGATATCCGGTCGGACTCGGGGGGAACCGCACTATTACCTCTTGTTTCATGTATTTCTCGCCTTTCCAAAATGCCCGGATGCGTTGACGGGCACTGGCACGCACGTATCCGGGCAAAGACTTGATTTCCTTTTACCATTAATTATATACTCAACAGTGCCCAATTGCAAACAGGAGCCGGCCATTCCTCTCACTCCAGTTTCCACCACAGTGATTCGCATATTCGAGACGTATCATGGGGAAGCGCAAATGGTGGAAAGCGGTTCCACAATGCAGATGTGCGATAGAACAATATGGCTGGAAGATTGGTTCTTTGAGTGAGGATCAACAAATGAGGTCTTTATCTCTGGAATCCTAATCCTCTGGGTGCAAAATTATAAAATCTATCCTTTTTCCAAAAGACACTAAGTTCACACGGAGATAGAAACAGGATGGTCCGTTTACGGGATAACATTTATTGCAGTATCAAACGTCAGGCCTTACAAAGTTGAACCAGCACATCTAGTCGGAACTTCAACAAACGGAATCTCTTTCAACTTCGCATTTTATGTTTGCTAAGGACAGGTCTCGCTGGAGAGTATGTGAATCGCCGGAATACAATATTTAGCGTCTGTTTTCTGCCCATCTTTTTCAACCCATAGATAAAGGGTCTTTCCTTTTGCCCTGGGCGGCACATCCACACCGACCTTGATGAGATTGTCGGTCCACACCACCCGGTTTAATGCAAGACCGGTGTCAGAGGTATACATGGGGCCTGTGCCGATATATACTGCGC
This region of Deltaproteobacteria bacterium genomic DNA includes:
- a CDS encoding glutamate--tRNA ligase, with translation MKQEVIVRFPPSPTGYLHIGGARTAIFNWLFAQKTGGKLILRIEDTDAERSSEESIQGILESLKWLGITWDEGPYFQSQYIKEHVAAAHKLLESGHAYKCFCTKEDLEQKREEARKRKTALQYDGACRNLAPAEIAEKEAAGIPYTVRLKVPRGQGFVSFEDMVYGIIEKRYEDIEDFVIVRSNGRPLYVLSNAVDDIRDRITHVIRGQDGLANTPKQILIYKALGAPVPKFAHMSLTLDPRKAKISKRTHGELVAVHFYKEHGFLPWAFVNYLALLGWSTPESREIFSKEELIEAFSLQGLSRANAIFDARKDDPKFFTDPKAISINTHYIRNVPVEEIEPYVKEQLEKEGIWDPEFEGSKRDWFLRTIDLIRSRYHVTTDFVTLGRAYFSDEYPIDPKPLKKNVLKHEGLKEWFPMLADRLQAIETFSVDEAEKVIREMADKLEIKAGILINAIRTAVTGQAAGPGLFDILSTIGQSRVVERLRKAVKFF